From Salvia splendens isolate huo1 chromosome 16, SspV2, whole genome shotgun sequence, a single genomic window includes:
- the LOC121770193 gene encoding uncharacterized protein LOC121770193: protein MHTRSKGPPLELIDPEIEVSNRRRNAHRRLNQRIRVSSPAHRRLPSPIQRTPSPSPSPLPSPIQCEPHSPILMENGGENNNEDPAIRELRLQLAAMQRQLDEQNARPVPVQNQFAYRQVTNPPVNNAGIAANSFELRPGLIDRAEANAFGGTGSEDANKHLTKFIQISNTVKANGVTDEQVRLRLFPFSLKDEARDWYDSMGPNSVPTWDAMVELFLEKYYPPSETLKRQAEVIQYKMHPQENIMEAWKRFKQLMRRCHNHGLTPGQQILTFYRGGTLEAMRELNMSAGGSLLKLGEAEALEVIERVASNDDGWRNDRSKSYRVASTSDFDRMDTISKQLEFLTDKLGYMGTRQVGTEMQQGVEDVNYVYQGGNSRNFNNYRPNLGGGNYNHYGNKVHPNLSYGNPNNALQPPPGFQVSDGQIIEPKKDELKDVLMAFMKQTGECMKDSNKRLVQVEANVNALNIHMKSIDNQMSQVSQAVGIQHQPGQFPSQTVVNPKDCKDCKAINLRSGKSYEGPTMPAEKEKISQEETVVEEVVEEKEPVEEVPPPKASTVIPAPPTEVKIPFPQRVQKKKLDDHFSRFLDIFRKVNINIPLVEALQQMPTYAKFLKDVLSKKKKWTDYETVNISENCSAIIQKKLPAKLKDPGSFNISCVIGNDRQTKALCDLGASINFMPLSFFRKMKTFFRKMKIGTLKPTTITLQMADRTVTYPKGIVEDVLVMVHDFIFPVDFLVLDMEEDVNVPLIMGRPFLATGKALIDVAKGELTLHMGNKRHILSIYNAMKVVRKKNLL, encoded by the coding sequence ATGCACACACGTTCTAAAGGTCCACCTCTAGAGCTTATCGATCCCGAGATCGAAGTATCCAACAGAAGGAGGAACGCGCATAGAAGGTTAAACCAAAGGATTCGGGTTTCTTCACCCGCTCACAGGCGTCTACCTTCTCCTATCCAGAGAACTCCATCACCAAGTCCATCTCCACTTCCGTCACCTATACAGTGCGAGCCTCATTCTCCAATTCTAATGGAGAACGGCGGGGAGAACAACAATGAGGATCCTGCCATTCGTGAACTCCGTCTGCAGCTGGCTGCCATGCAGAGGCAATTGGATGAGCAGAACGCGAGGCCTGTGCCCGTACAGAATCAGTTTGCCTACAGACAGGTCACTAATCCACCAGTCAACAATGCGGGGATAGCGGCCAACAGCTTTGAATTGAGACCGGGGTTGATAGACAGAGCAGAAGCAAACGCATTTGGTGGGACAGGTTCAGAAGATGCCAACAAGCACCTCACCAAGTTCATACAAATCAGCAACACAGTGAAGGCGAATGGGGTCACAGATGAGCAAGTCCGCCTCCGATTATTCCCATTCTCTTTGAAAGACGAGGCAAGGGACTGGTATGACAGTATGGGTCCTAACTCTGTGCCCACATGGGATGCAATGGTGGAGCTGTTCTTGGAGAAATACTATCCACCTAGCGAGACACTCAAACGCCAAGCAGAAGTCATTCAATACAAGATGCACCCTCAGGAGAATATCATGGAGGCTTGGAAAAGGTTCAAGCAGCTGATGAGAAGATGCCACAACCACGGGCTAACCCCGGGGCAACAAATCTTAACCTTCTACAGGGGAGGCACACTGGAGGCAATGCGTGAACTGAACATGAGCGCCGGAGGATCTCTCTTGAAGTTGGGAGAAGCTGAAGCGCTTGAAGTGATTGAGAGAGTGGCTTCAAATGATGATGGATGGAGAAACGATAGAAGCAAATCCTATAGAGTGGCATCCACCTCCGATTTTGATAGGATGGATACAATATCCAAGCAGCTGGAATTCCTAACTGACAAGCTTGGGTATATGGGAACAAGACAGGTTGGGACTGAGATGCAACAAGGAGTCGAAGATGTAAACTACGTTTACCAAGGTGGCAATAGCAGAAATTTCAACAATTACCGCCCCAACCTAGGAGGAGGCAATTACAACCACTATGGGAACAAGGTGCATCCCAACTTGTCCTACGGGAACCCAAATAATGCCTTGCAACCACCACCCGGATTCCAGGTATCAGATGGCCAAATCATAGAACCGAAGAAGGATGAGCTGAAAGATGTGTTAATGGCTTTTATGAAACAAACGGGAGAGTGCATGAAAGACTCCAACAAAAGGCTAGTGCAGGTTGAAGCTAATGTGAATGCCTTGAATATTCACATGAAGAGCATCGATAACCAGATGAGCCAGGTTTCACAGGCTGTGGGTATTCAGCATCAACCAGGCCAATTTCCTTCACAAACGGTTGTAAATCCTAAAGACTGTAAGGATTGCAAAGCCATTAATCTGAGaagtggaaagagctatgaaggcccaaCCATGCCTGCAGAGAAGGAGAAAATCTCTCAAGAGGAGACAGTGGTAGAAGAGGTGGTGGAAGAAAAAGAACCAGTGGAAGAGGTGCCGCCTCCCAAGGCAAGTACCGTGATACCTGCACCCCCTACTGAGGTTAAGATCCCATTTCCACAGCGCgtgcagaagaagaaactagATGATCACTTCTCTAGGTTTCTCGACATATTTAGAAAAGTGAACATCAACATCCCGTTGGTAGAGGCGTTACAACAAATGCCTACATATGCAAAGTTTCTAAAAGATGTGctctccaagaagaagaagtggaCTGACTATGAGACGGTGAACATATCTGAAAACTGTAGTGCCATAATTCAGAAAAAGCTACCGGCCAAGCTTAAAGATCCTGGGAGTTTCAACATCTCATGCGTCATTGGAAATGACAGACAGACAAAGGCACTTTGTGATCTGGGGGCGAGTATAAATTTTATGCCATTATCGTTTTTCAGAAAGATGAAGACGTTTTTCAGAAAGATGAAGATCGGCACTCTCAAGCCGACAACAATCACGCTACAGATGGCAGATAGAACCGTCACCTATCCCAAAGGAATTGTTGAGGACGTTCTTGTGATGGTACACGACTTTATATTCCCCGTCGATTTTCTAGTGCTGGATATGGAAGAAGACGTGAATGTACCGCTTATCATGGGGCGCCCATTCCTTGCAACGGGAAAAGCATTGATAGATGTAGCAAAGGGAGAGCTCACTCTTCATATGGGCAACAAACGTCACATCCTATCTATCTACAATGCTATGAAAGTCGTGAGGAAGAAAAACTTGTTATGA
- the LOC121770194 gene encoding uncharacterized protein LOC121770194 yields the protein MGWVLKEFPIYFLITAGREIEKRFGVRFLEEELSARVQALHTRYLTFKEVVRQPGARWDFPTKSVTAPENVWQKLCTRNPFALAYYHEEEPHHRKLACLFGMDDVKVEDEKEVILLSDGSVTLSHDEPSCYEVSRAMEEVNSPVVIPPVTARRKLFAGIEEPEDRESTTELGIYFIDVTSDGHLRTRLEKDRSLPKKPSMANGEASTSVRVSHGSSCGSNSPNSWWPKLKN from the exons ATGGGATGGGTTTTGAAGGAGTTCCCTATCTATTTTCTCATTACAGCTGGCCGAGAGATTGAGAAGAGGTTTGGTGTTCGCTTCTTGGAAGAGGAGCTTTCAGCCCGTGTCCAGGCGCTGCACACTCGATATCTCACCTTCAAGGAGGTGGTCAGACAGCCAGGGGCACGCTGGGATTTCCCGACTAAGTCGGTGACCGCACCCGAGAATGTTTGGCAGAAGCTATGCACG CGAAACCCATTCGCCTTAGCCTACTACCACGAAGAGGAGCCACATCACCGTAAGCTTGCATGTTTATTTGGCATGGATGATGTCAAAGTGGAGGACGAGAAGGAAGTGATTCTCCTTTCGGATGGGTCGGTGACCTTGTCCCACGATGAGCCTAGCTGCTACGAGGTGTCCAGAGCCATGGAGGAAGTTAACTCCCCTGTGGTTATCCCACCGGTCACCGCAAGGCGTAAGCTTTTTGCGGGGATAGAGGAGCCCGAAGACAGAGAATCAACAACCGAACTGGGAATATATTTCATTGATGTGACTTCGGATGGCCATTTGCGGACTAGACTGGAAAAGGATAGGTCCTTGCCAAAAAAACCATCGATGGCCAATGGCGAAGCAAGCACGTCTGTGAGGGTTTCCCACGGAAGCTCATGTGGTTCCAACTCCCCTAATAGCTGGTGGCCGAAActtaaaaactaa